The DNA window CAACTAACACAAGTGCAAACACTATACACACACATAGAGAACACATATCACATTCAGCAAATGAACTACGTCTTGGTCCTTCCCTTGATTTGAGCTTTGTTGGCCATTGCATTGTCCAGGCCAGCATAGGGACGTAGGTTTGATTCTCCTTTGGACTGAGCTTCACATGTGCCATTGCCGCCTTCCTTCAGCATCTTTAAGATGTGCTTGATGTAGTCTGCTTCCTAGTAAAAAAAATGGACACCCGCTGCCATCCCTCTGCCAAAATAACCAAATCCAACTCAATTGCAACAAGGACACAACAATCCAGGTGCCAAAGATTTGAATCATCAAACCCTAACCCACCTTATGGTCTGGGCAACAGTAGAATACTTTCCCTGCACTCCATGGCTGCGTGGAAACGCGCCTCACCACCATTCGACCGCCACATTCGGTGCACAGGATGAGGGGAAGGCCGCTCGCATGCCTATTGGAGCATGACGTGCTCCCTGGTGGCGCCATGGAGTAGATCGACAAGGCAGCGGTGGCAGCGGCTTGGAGAGTGAGTTCGGGTAGAGAGACAGAGACAGAGAAGGGAAAAGtaagaggaggggaaatggaggagAACAGGAGAACTGGGTGGCCTCTCTGCTTATTTGCACGCCCCAAACCAGGCTCATGCGTGGCTCACATGCGCTTGGACCCAGTCAGCGCCACGCTATCCACGCCACGTCGGCCAAAACCTTGCTTccgatgagttatggacctaagtggcatacttaaacaacattagggtgccagaagtatgatttgagagtttgtggacctaagtggcaccccAAGACAAGTTCAAGGGCCTACGATGCATTTAACTCTGTGTTGTTCCTTGTTCTTCTCGGACTTGTGAAGATACTTCTTTGGGATACGCTAGTTCGTGCTCTACAGTTTGTCAGTACGGCTGCACCATTTTGTGTAGATTAGTTCCACATTGTGGTTCTACAGTTGTTTGGAGGTCGAGTCGAAATCTTCACGGTTTTGGTGCCTCTCTCCCCGTCACTTGGTGGCATCCAACCTTAGACAAGTATAAAGCTAGTTATCCCGCTATTCGAAACAAGTTATCTTCGGTTCTTCGACCTACTATCGTGAAGATTGGGCCACCCTCAAAGAGGTTCCTTATCACCGGCCCTTTCTAGCAGCTTGCGCGCGTAGCGTTCCTGAGAGATTGTGATCCCCGATCGCTCCTCGCACacatcgatgccgaggtagtacgAGAGTTTGCTCAGGTTGCTCAGTAGGAATCACCCCTTCATGTTCTCCTTGAACGCATGCCCATGATGATGAGATCGCTGACATAAACACCGACGATCAGCTGCTTCTAAGCCTTCCCGCAGGTGTACAAGTGTGCTCGTTCTCACTATGCTAGAgcacggggggggggggcttgTCGACGTCTGTAGAGCACCTTGTGGAGGCGCAGCACCTTGTCAGGCCAGAGCTTGTCGACGAAGTCGGGCAGTTGAGCAACatacacctcctccttgaggtcgccgttgaggaacGCCGATTTGACGTCCATGCATAGTTCATGAATGGATACGTCATGACTTATCAAAATGGTATGAATTTTTTGGGCCATTCTTATGGGCCGAATTATGTTTCCATGATGGTTTGTATAATTTTCGGGGTAAATTTAGATATTGTTTCAATTACTTTTTTGAATTACCATAGGAAATTCTAGAAACTTTCATGACTACATGATTTTGGTGTATGATCATTGCATAAAGTTTTCAAATAATTTTAACAAATTGGTACTATACATTGTTCAAAAATGGGTACATCTCTCACAGTCACTAGAACTTTGTGAGAGATGTGTTTATTTGTGAACAGTGTAGAGTTGCACTTTATTAAAATAATCTAATATATTTGGGTGAATGCTTATGGGAGCAAAATATGTTGTGGCATTATATTGAATGTCATTGCTAGATTTATATATTATTCCAATTATTTTATGGAATTACCGAAGaataattgtaataatatcaaaacTTGGTTAGTAAATTGTACAAACTTGCACGACAACATGTTTTGGTGTTGTAGAATCTTTCCTTTATTTTGTGGAATTAGCATAGACAAATGTAATAATATCAAAACTTTATTACAAAATCTCCATATTTTCATGACAACATATATGATCCcagggtatgatgattttccataaaaatttcaaatgctTTTAAAAACTATTAATATACCTAATCTATCAGAGTCTAAGTAAAACTTAATCAGATATTAGGGTTCTTAGATTAGTATAAGATGGCTCTAATAGCAAATGTTAGATCTTATATATACCTATTTAGGACTTTAATTATCCTAATCACTGAGAAACTAATCGCAGTATTAAGCCATAATTGCACTTAATCAATACCTACGTGTGTATAATGACGCTTCATTGCACTTAAACAGTACTGACCTATGTCTAATGACCATAAACGTCCCTAGGGCTGCTGAAGTCCTCATGCATGCTTGTCAGCGGGTATGGTGTTGGTGTAGGGATGCAGAGGAGGTAGTCATTGGTGCAGAGGTAGGCTATTATCATGGACATCGGCATAGGATGTCCAACTGATGGCACTAGTATTTAGACAcaaattaattaagctaatatggttgtatatgaaatatatttgtatactATTATTAGGcatatatgttgcatttctagtGTAGGGAAGTAAGTTGAAGAACATGCTATAAGTTGCagagtagaattcaagataggcttatatgtgaacttggGAAAGTTGTGGAAtatcaaattccaagccaaataacctaatccattaagtagattccaattatccaaaatgaaaggatccaaaAGGTCCCTAATGTTTTTTAGAAATTTAGTCGAAAATATTAACGGTTATGAATTCCATAGCAACGTTGTTTTCTTAACAGAGGGAGTATGCATGATTGTGATGGGTCGCCACTCGCCAATTCTTGGTGTTTGTTTTATGGGAGCTAAACTTTGTCCTGTCACATCGGATCTTTGATACCAATTAGGACTATTAAATACaggttaattacaaaactaattacacagacggaggctaatttacgataagaatctattaagtctaattagtctagatttgacaatgtggtgctaatgatggattaattaggcttaatagtttcgtctcgcaaattagtccaGGGTttctgcaattagttttataattagcttatgTCTAGTCCTTCTAATTAGcctccaaatattcgatgtgataaggactaaactttagcccactCCGAATAGAGCCTGTCTAGGTTGCTAGAGTTGTATTAATTAGTCGTAGCCCAGACTAGATCTCTTCTTTACCAATAAAGTGGCAGCTCAACCTGCCCAGTTTGTTAAAAGAAAGGCGTGCGTACGCTAACCAAACGTCCTTGTACTCGTAACAATTCCCTGTATCCCAAAATAGAAGTCATTTTCGCTTTTCGAGAAGTTAgccttttttaactttgaccaattatatataaaagaatattaatatttataatacaaattttgtatcattagatagatcgttgaatatacttttataataaacttatttggagatataaatgttgcacacattttctacaaacctactctaagttgagaaagtttgacattCATATATCCTGTAACGATTTTTATTGTGGGACGGGGGAGGGAGTGTCTAAGTAGGTCCACTCAACCCACCGAGAAAGCACGTCTCCACAGTGGATTCATGAAGGTAATATGCAAGGTTACGGCATACACTATGGGTAAGCCAGCTGAAATTAAAGAGGACAAGCATGTTCCAATCCAAAATACTCCGTACAAAACATAGATGTTCAGCAGGATATAGCAACATATACTCCACTCCAAGCAGTTGGCGGAAGGAAGCAGAATGAAAGCACTCCCACATTCCCAGCAGCCTAAAGAAAGCAGAATGAACAAACAGTAAAAACAGAGCAAGTCTTGTTCTGCACAAGCAGTTGGCGGAAGATCAAGGAATGGTCAGAACAATCTGTGTACATGCAGAATACACTGCTGCTTCGGTCCACTGATCTGATGGGGAAGCGATGTCGTCGGCTTCAGGGCAGTGCAAGCACGCTTCATCAAGCCAGCGATTCAAGTGAAGATAGGCGTTGCACCTGCACATGTTGATAAAATATGTTACACGGGATGAAATGGTAAACAACTTGCCATGTTCGATCGATTAATCAGGTATCAGGGAGGTGTCAGCATGCACGATTACTGAAACAGAGGCGAGCAATCAACGTGTAGCCAAATTTTTTACCTGAAGCGTACGTAAAGGGGCACAATTTTTTCTGCATATGTGTGTCGTCCTGTGGGCTGCTCATCTTCAATGGGACATGTTTGGAAGTAAGCAAGCCACGTGCTTCGGCTTCTTGCTGCATAAGACGAATTGAATTGAATGAAGGAAACTAAGAAGAAAACAGAGCACCAGAAAATAAAATACATTGGAAGAAGGCTGTGTTAATTTACCTTGGGCAATGGCAGAGCCACTGATATTTGTCTCAAAGCGGAAAGGATCCCTTGTGTACAGAACATACCAGTTCCTTGGACTGCCATAGGCTTTGACTTGCTGGATGTGGCGAAACTTGTGCCACACAGGACCAGATTTCCCTGTTGCTATGGATGTGAGCAGCGACAAGGAACAATATAGCAGTAAATGCCTTGGGTTCACATCCTGTAGATACCTGGGGACTGTTCCCATGGCATCATCCTTCAGATTGAGTCTCTGTAGTGCTGGCATGCCCTCCAATACCATCAACTTTGGGCAGTCTTGGATGGTGAGCTTCTGCAGTTTCGGTAGATTAATGATCCTCTCCAGATCAGTGTTACCAAACACGTCGAGGTGGACAACAGAAGTGAAGTTCTCCAAAGACCTTAGGTTCTTGACATCATATATGTATAATGTCTTCAAAGCCTTTGCGTGGAAGGCAAGGCCAGGAGGCATGTGGCTCAATTTGCATAAACGGAGTTTAAGCACCTCCAAGATAGGCATCGCTTTGACTTGTTCCTCCCACTCCCATTCCTCCCATTCGACAAATCTACCAAAAATCAACTGATGTAATCTGGGAAACGCAACCCCTACATGATTGCTTGGTTGTAGGAATTCAAGCCCAACACGCTTGATTGCTGGGGCACGAAAAATCTGCAGAAGCTCCAAGAAGGGGAGCTGACTCAAGGCACTAGGAAGCTCTGTGCAGCAGGCCAAGTCATCCATCGTTAGAATCCTCAAGCTCCAAAGGGGCGTAACTGCTGTCAGCATCATCCAACCTGGGAGCCGCTCACCAAAATACCCTTTGATTTTAAGGTGTTCTAAGCCACGCGGAGGGCAGAGCTCATCAAATACCTCCTCCATTTGTCTCTTGGCTTTATCAGAGATCCCATCTTCCTCTTTTACCAACAGGCCATCATCTCCAAGTCTACTGGTGCAACCCAGTGAGAGATACCTTAGGCGCTTCTTCCCACCAAGTTTGGCCTGTATAGCAGATGAGGAAGAAGCTACATTCTCCAAGAAACAGATATGAAGATCTGTTAGCTGGCAGAGAGGCCCCAGTTCCTCCAAACTACAGTGATCACAGTCCATGTGGGCTGGAAATCCATATAATTTCCTCAAAGAAGTTAGCCCACTAAATTCCGTTGGTATAACACTTACATTTGTCCGGTTAAGTCTGAGAACCCTCAAGTCTTGTAGCACTCCAATGCTACTGGGAAGATGAGCCAAACTCTGACAACCAGAAAGGCTAATGTACTGCAAGAATTTCAACTTGCCTATGTCTTCTGGTAATTTGGATGTATTACAGTTTTGTATTGACAAATACCTCAAATGTTTCAGCAGATACAAAGATTCGGCTATTGCATCAATATTTACACTGTCCAAATCTAGTGTTCGGAGACTcgaaagagaaagaaatgaatcACCTGGTTGAATCTTTATATTACCAACTAAAATTAGTGTTCTCAGTGATGTCTGTGTTTGGAGAGAACACCACTCCAAATCATGTTGTTCTGATCCTTTGATTTCGAGAGATAATCTAAAAAACTTTTGCGATTTAAGTTTGTCAATACCAATTTTACTGTTGTGAGCTATGAGTGCTTCATCTCCCAACATGTTATGAGCAAATGACCGAACAATATCATGCATGTTGCAAACTACTTGATCAAAATATCTCTTATCTGGCTCAATAAGGTTCCGCTGTATTAACTGATCATAGTATTCCCTTCCAATTTCTTCTAGGTCACGTAAAGTTCCAAGAACAAATCCTTCACTAATCCACATGCCAACAATTTCATGAACAGAAAACAATGTGCCCCTCGGAAGGAGGGAACAGTGCAAAAAGCAAGGCTTCAAACAAGGCTGCAGATCTTCATAGCTAAGATAAACTGCATAATTTAGCTCTTTAGGCATTTGTGATACTGACCATAGAGAATCATCTAAGACATTTTGCCAGTCGGTTCGTCTTATCCTTTTTTGACGCAGGAGACCTCCCATTACTTTGACCCCAAGAGGTAAACCATCACATTTTTCAACAAGTCTCATTCCAATATCCTTTAGTATTTCAACCTGGGGCTCATCATTTACGTCTGTAACAACCTGCAAGAATTTTAGGCTAATTAGACAAACAATAATTTATTGTGCAGTGCCGTGATATCCTGTCAATGCAAAACACATCAAGAAAGAAACCTATGTGGTCTCTAGCACATAATTTTTTGTCAGCCTTTTTTATATTATACTTTATGCATGTGCAACTaagtaaaaagaaagaaaaaaggcaCCAATGTTGCTTCGGAGACAATAGCAACAAAGTATTCACTAGCAATGTTCATGATgattttttgcttctttgcctatCACCTTTGGAAGTACGGCCTTTCCTAATCTTTAGCAAAATCAGCACTATTATTCAGCTAATACAACATTGTGTGCATTGTAGCTGCCACTGCGTCAATTCTGAACCCACTGGAAAGATTCACTACCAATCAATATAAATTCTGTATAATAAAGCTACAGTGCTCAAGAAAACATGACTCAATAAATATGGAAAAATATTCATTACAAGGGGCGCATTAAGGTTTGGCCAAGCAAAAATATTAGAAAGAATTATTTCAATTACAAGTGACAGCATGTAATCTCCCAGTGCATGACTATACAAATAAACAGTTGAAAGCAGTAATAGTCTCCTCCCAACAAAGGCGGTTGGATTAGTTtcaaattttgttccaaaataaTTAATATTCTAAGTGGTACTAGTTCTATTCGTAGTTTCTGGGCCCACTCTTCATTAAATTTCACCCAATAGGCACATCCAGTTTAGTACAAAGAGTTTTGCTTTGGTATATGTGGGTTCTTTGCTATAGCACGCTTCCACCGGTTCACGTTGAAAAATCAATATTAAAAATgttgttgtagacaatttcatatgcGATGCCTTCTCACGTATACTTCCAGTCATATGATAATTGGTATAGTGgagaataatatatttttatagagtAAATTACACCCATGCCCCTAAACTACTACGTCTTCTATCATATCACTAAATATAAAATTGCACATTTAGATCCTTAAACTATTTAAGTACCCCAGTTCTCTACGGCTGCGCAGCCACAGCGGCTACGCGGCCACGACGGTTGCTCACATTCGTGCTTgtgcagcggtggcggcggctcgcTTGTGCAGCCGCGGCCATGGCTCATGCTCTCACGCTCCCTGGCAGCAGTGGCGGCATTGACAGCGAGATGGACTCATGTAGCATTTCTAATGTGGAAgaatatattttaaaaaaaatactcccTCATGAAATTTGTTAACATTTGTGCAATTTATGTATCTGGGTGATTTTGTATATAACCCCGCTAATATTTTATTTTCAAGCAAGCGAGTCTTTTCTCTACACGCGGGCTGGATCCATACCCGTTTGTACAAATATGAGGCCCAAACAAAGTTTAAAGACCGGAATGACACACTTTTTATGTTTGGCGACCGGGATGACACAACTCACAAGTTAGAGGACCAACCATGGAATTTACTCATCAAAATATTATTTCTAGCCATAGAATATGTaacacgatgtcatccacatccaAACAGACCTAGACCTTTTCCATTCCTCAACATGGCATGCCATGGTGGAACATTATCTGTGTGTTTGGATGCAAGGACAAGCAGGGACGGGACGAGATGGCTCCAGGATGAGTGGTGTTTGTTTGGGAGGCCACAAGGGGCGAGGACATCCCACATGGGAATATTCCCGTGAAATGCGGGTTGCCCAGTCCCCATATATTTGACGGACGGGGGTCGCCCAAGGTGGGACAAGCCCGCTTGCTGGCGAGGAAGAAAAGGAGAGGAGGTGCACGTAGGGGCGGTCAACCAAGAGGAGCGCCGGGGGCCACCGTCATGCAAGCTTGGGGGGCCACTGCCACGCGTGACCTCGAGGGGCCGCCACCGTGCGCGAGATATGAGGAGCCTCCGCGCGCGAACTTGGGAGGCCGCCGCCGTGCAACCTCTGAAGAGCCACTATGTGCgagctcggggggggggggggcgcatgAAACAGGAGGCGTGGGGCGTGGGCGCCGATCTGACCAGGAGGAGGCGTAGGGCGTTGCGCTGCGAGCCCTTTGGGCGGCTACCGTTGGGGAAAGAGAGAggagagaaggaagaaaaagaaagaataaaaactaCCAAATGGGCCCCACAAGTCAGTAGTGGATCCCACTTTTTATGTCTAAGACCAAACAAAAAATgggttgatcccatccctccCCAACCAGAAAAGAAATAGGGTCGCTGCATCCCACAAACCAGAGACAAGACCATCCCACCCCACCTTATCTCCCAACCAAATGCTATCTATATGTCTCTACCCATGGGAACCACACATATGTTGGCCTTTGGCCCACCATCTCGattccccctccctccctctctctctctgtttctctCTTCTCGCTCCGATATTGTGCAGCAGCCCAATATGTGTAACATACATACCCTCGCGTTGGACTACTGGTCAATACCGAACCACAAATGGATTAATTGTGGCCTGCCACATAAGGATGTATAGTGTGTTAGGGCTCATTGAGAACTGGATGATAGCACGTGACAAGTCTAGGGATCTTGATGATATTCTAGTATAAGTGTGGGGGGCATGAAAGTAGCATTATAAGAGCTTGGGACTTACATTACATCCAAAGACAATTTCGCTAACCTCACAGTGCATGCATTTTGAGAGTCTAGGGACCCAGATGACATCATACAGAATAAGTTCAAAGGCCGTTTTTTTATTTTACTCTAAAAAGCATAGTGCTAAACAGACTTATTATGGTTGCCTTAGTTTGTGAATTAAATTTAGTTGCTAATTCGCCATGTGGTATTGCCTACGTTACAGCCCATGACAGATCCAATCGAACCTACAGATCTCAAGTTCTTCTAAAAAAGGAGGAAGTGTAATACAATGTCCAAATTTTAATTGCTTTAACAAAAAATTGTGAATACCTGCCCTATGTGGAGTCTGCATGACAGCATATGCAGGATATTACAATACTAACATATGGAAGTATGGCATTTTGTTTCTTTATAATATATTTCGAAGGTCACCACCGTAGAACTAGATGTTgaaacaaataagaaaaatagAAGTTGTTGCCAGGACAGGGAATCTAGTTCCCACTACTAAGATAGAAGCAAAACTAAAGTGATGCAGCTAGaaaacaaaatgcataattaaagaaAAGTAATTAATGTATGGATTAACTTGTACCTGCTTCTTGAGCAGCAACCATGCATCTTCAAGCCCAAGTTTGTCAATACGATGGTAGGGCTCCTCAGCCTTCATCTGACGTGCCACTATGTCATGCCTTGTGGTGACCAGCACACGGCTACCTTGAGCTAGCATGGCATTGACAAAGGGAGTTCTAAGCACACCTTCCCATATATTGTAGTCCCAGACATCATCCATTATTAATAAGGTTTTGTGTCCCTTCAAAGCTTCTATTAGAGTCTGTTCCAGTGCCACCTTTGAAATTCCACAAGCATGGTGGTTTCCACCAGCTTCGATAATAACTCTCCTTAGCATTTCAGTATTGTTGAAGTCTTGGTTGACACTCAACCATATTTTCTTCGTGAACTCATGTTTTATGACTTCACTGTTGAAGATcttttgagcaagggtggttTTACCAATCCCACCAATTCCCACAATGGAGAAAATGATTATTTTGTTGGATTTGTCGTCGTCAATTGGATACTTCTTTGTTAGCATCTCTACTAGATTTGTTGTGTCCTCTTCGATCTTCTCACCA is part of the Miscanthus floridulus cultivar M001 chromosome 9, ASM1932011v1, whole genome shotgun sequence genome and encodes:
- the LOC136481562 gene encoding putative disease resistance protein RGA1, whose product is MAGVLDALASYIQNMLMQMAADEVHMLLGVSGEIDNMDIKLRDLKNILADADRRNITDQSVQAWGIELRNAMYDATDILDLCQLKAMEQGQRHDAGCFNPLLFCIRNPLHAHDIGSRIKNLNKKLDDIKARGASFNFMNLGTYEDRGRNVVSYPSGTRETSGGLDESGLVGEKIEEDTTNLVEMLTKKYPIDDDKSNKIIIFSIVGIGGIGKTTLAQKIFNSEVIKHEFTKKIWLSVNQDFNNTEMLRRVIIEAGGNHHACGISKVALEQTLIEALKGHKTLLIMDDVWDYNIWEGVLRTPFVNAMLAQGSRVLVTTRHDIVARQMKAEEPYHRIDKLGLEDAWLLLKKQVVTDVNDEPQVEILKDIGMRLVEKCDGLPLGVKVMGGLLRQKRIRRTDWQNVLDDSLWSVSQMPKELNYAVYLSYEDLQPCLKPCFLHCSLLPRGTLFSVHEIVGMWISEGFVLGTLRDLEEIGREYYDQLIQRNLIEPDKRYFDQVVCNMHDIVRSFAHNMLGDEALIAHNSKIGIDKLKSQKFFRLSLEIKGSEQHDLEWCSLQTQTSLRTLILVGNIKIQPGDSFLSLSSLRTLDLDSVNIDAIAESLYLLKHLRYLSIQNCNTSKLPEDIGKLKFLQYISLSGCQSLAHLPSSIGVLQDLRVLRLNRTNVSVIPTEFSGLTSLRKLYGFPAHMDCDHCSLEELGPLCQLTDLHICFLENVASSSSAIQAKLGGKKRLRYLSLGCTSRLGDDGLLVKEEDGISDKAKRQMEEVFDELCPPRGLEHLKIKGYFGERLPGWMMLTAVTPLWSLRILTMDDLACCTELPSALSQLPFLELLQIFRAPAIKRVGLEFLQPSNHVGVAFPRLHQLIFGRFVEWEEWEWEEQVKAMPILEVLKLRLCKLSHMPPGLAFHAKALKTLYIYDVKNLRSLENFTSVVHLDVFGNTDLERIINLPKLQKLTIQDCPKLMVLEGMPALQRLNLKDDAMGTVPRYLQDVNPRHLLLYCSLSLLTSIATGKSGPVWHKFRHIQQVKAYGSPRNWYVLYTRDPFRFETNISGSAIAQARSRSTWLAYFQTCPIEDEQPTGRHTYAEKIVPLYVRFRCNAYLHLNRWLDEACLHCPEADDIASPSDQWTEAAVYSACTQIVLTIP